TCGGCTGCCAGACCCTCGTCGACGTCGAATTCGCTGGTCACTTGCGGGCGTGGAATCTGGATCTCCGGCACGTGGACGGTGTCTCCCCAGATCACCAGGGTCTCTCCGGCCGAGTCCAGCTGATAGCCGCTGTGGCCCGGCGTGTGGCCAGGCAGAGGCAGCTGGGTGATGCCGTCCAGCACCTTGCCGCCCGAGCTCGTGCGGAAACGTCCGCGATAGCTCTGCAGCAGAGCATCCGCCGCGCCGACATAGGGCAGCGCCGCGGGCGATCGCCGCCGCGCCTCGTCATCGGACCAGAAGTTGAAGTCGTCCTGGTGGATGACGATCTCGGCGCGCGGAAACAGCGGCTCGCCGTCCTCGCCGATCAGTCCGTTGGAATGGTCGGGGTGGATATGAGTCAGCAGCACCGTGTCGAAATCCTCGGGCGCGAAGCCGGCAGCCGCGAGGTTGTCGGGCAGAAGGCCCATCGAATAGACCGTGGACGACCCGCCGCCGGCGTCGACGAGGATGGTCTTCCCACCGGTTTCGATGACGAAGGCATTGACCGTCAGGCGGGGTTCGACCGCGCGGAACTGCGCCTGCATCAGCTCTTCCATGTCGGGCCGGTCGGTGCCGCGCAGGATGGCGAGCTGAATGTCGAGGAAGCCGTCGTTGACGACGGTGACCATCGCATCGCCGACCCGGCGCCGATAGACCCCCGGCGTCTGTTTCTGCGGCACCTGCCCCATTGTTCCTCCTCGTCCGAAAGTGCCGGGCATGCGGCCGGAGCCGTCCCGCACCACCTGTTTGTCCGCCACTCTGCCTCAATCCGAAGCGACAGGGGACTCGCAGAGGCGGTCGACGCCGCCATGACCGATAGTCCGGTCGCAGGAGGCTGCCTGCCGGCGTGAGCAGAGGCAGCCGAAGCGATGGAGCCGGCTCGACGAAGAGCCGGCCCGGTCGTGCAAGATCAAGGGAATGCTCTAGTCGGTCACCTCGACCCAGGCCTTGCTCTTGGAGTCATATTTGACGAGCGTGAGCTGCTCGGCGTTGATCGTGATGTGGTTCTTCTCCGAGAAGCCGAGGTCGCCGGACAGGCCCTTGAAGCCCTGCACGGCGTTGAAGCCCTTCTGCAGGTCCGCCGGCTTCACCGACTTCGTGTCCTTGATGACCTGCGCCAGCATCTTGATGCTGTCATAGCTCGTTTCGGCGAAGGGCGTCGCCTCGACGTTGAACCGCTTCTTGTAGGCGTCGCGGAAGGCCTGGAGCTCGGGGCTCGGATGCAGGTCCGAGGTCAGCATGGCGCTGATCGTGCCGTGGGCGAGATCGCCGGCCAGGCTGGCATAGGTGTCGTCGGCATTGGTCTCGTCATTGCCGAAGACCGTGGCTGCATAGTTGATCGAATGCATGTCCTGCACGAACGCGGCCTGGTCCTGCGGGGTCAGCCACACGTCGGCGCATTTGATGCCGGCGGCCTTGATGGCATTGACCTCGGGCATGAGCCCGGCCGTCGCGCCGGTGGACCAGTTCTCCGTGATCGTGTGGTCGATGGCGATGGTCTTGCCCGCCTTGTCATAGGCGAGCTTGATGCCGAAGAGGCCGCCCTGGCCATAGGTCGACGGGTCGTGCAGCACCGCCAGCCCGTCGGGGCAATGCTTCAGCGCGTATTCGCCGATCTTCTCGCCCCAGGCGAAGGTGTTGAGGCCGAAGTCGAACACCCACGGGTTCGGCGGGCTGGTCGGCCCGTCCGGATTGACGGTGAGGCCGCCGTCGTCGACCACGCCGATGGTCGGGAATTTGTGCCGCATGGCGAGCTGGGCGGTCACCGGGCCGGTGTCGGGCGAGCCGGCGATGACGATCGCGCCCTGAGCGATCAGCTTTTCGTAGAGCTGACCCGACAGCGTCGCAGACGCGTTGTCGTTGTGCGCCTCGAGCCGGAACTTGTGGCCGTCGACCCCGCCGGCGGCATTGATCTCATCGACCGCCATGGTGGCGCCGTTGACCGTGGCGATGCCGGTGGAGCCATAGGCGCCGGTGGTGCCGGCGATGAGCCCGATCAGATAGTCGTCCGCTGCCGCGGCCCTCGTCGCCGATCCGGCCAGAACAGTGGTGGCGCAAAGTACAGCGACGGTCGTCGCGAGAATACGCATAGGTAAACCTCCCCCATTGCGATCGCCGACTGCCCTTCGGCAGGCGCGATCACTTGCTTGGTTTTGATCCTGATGGGATACGCGTGATTGATCCGCATGGTTTGCTCGCCCAGAACCCCGGGCTTGTCAACGCGGGGCGACTGGTCCGCAGGTGCGCCGGGGAGGACGCCGGCGATGCACAAGACGGTCGACGGAGCGAAAGGATCGGGCGACCCGCGAGGTTGGGCGGTTACCCACAACCGTATGATTCAAAACAATTTTTGTTTAATCTCACCGCGCCTGGCGCCGGGCCGGCCCTGCGCGCCTCTGCCCTGGCGGCAGAGGAGGGGAGGGCTGCCACCCGCTCCCAAGCCGCCATCCTCATAGCTGTTATGTCGCCGGTGTCATCTGTTTCCGCGCGACCGTTTCCGAATAGTTGTCCGAGATGAGCCGGCGTCGCCTCCGGGCCGGAATGGCGGACGTCCGGGACCGGACGACCCGGGCATCGCGTGGCGCCGGCCAGAGGCGTCGGAGCAGCCATGCGCCGAAGGGCGCGGGCGATGAGGAGAGGACGGTCCTCAAGTGCTGCAATTCCTGCTGAGTGGCATCGCCATCGGCGCCGTCTATGGCCTCATCGGCATGGCGCTGGCCATCTCCTTCTACGTCACGCGCATCATCAACTTCGCCCAGGGGCAATTGATGATGGTGACCGTCATGGTCACGGCGGAGGCAGCGTCGTCCGGCTATCCCGTCTGGGTCGCCGCGATCGCCGGTCTTGCCTGCTCGTGCCTCGTCGGCGTGCTCTCCTATCTCATCGCGGTCCGGCCGATCCTGCTCACCAACCGGTTCAGCTTCGGCTGGCTGGTCTCGACGCTCGGCTTCGCCGTGATCGTCGAGAATGCTGCCGCCTATATCTGGGGGCCGACCTCGCAGCCGTTTCCGCCCTTCCTTAGGGATGTCAGCCTGCCGATCGGGGATGCGGTGCTGACGGGCCAGCAACTCCTCACGATCGTCGTGGCGGCGGTGCTGACGATCGGTTTCGAGCTGGTACGCCGGCACACCATCTTCGGCAAGCTCTCCATGGCGACGGCCTTCGATCCGGAAATGGCCTCGGCCATCGGCGCGGACACGACGGCGGTCTCGATCGGCGCCTTCGCGGTCTCGGCCCTCTTCGCCGGCATCGCGGGGCTTCTCATCGGGCCGACGACCTTCGCCAATCCCTATCTCGGCGACACGTTCGGAACCTACGGCTTCATCGCCATGATGATCGGCGGAGGAACGGAGCGTCCGATCGCGGCGATGGCCGGCGGACTGGTCCTCGGCATCTGCGCCGAGGGTGCCAACGCCATGATCAATTCGCAGGCCTCCGACTGGTTTCCGTTCATCGTCCTCGTCCTGATCCTGATCGTCTCGCCGAAGGGATTGCTCAGCAGCAGCAATCCGCTCCTGCGGCCGCGGCGCGGTGCGGGGAAGCCGGCATGACCCGCGCTCCGGACCATACCCTCCTCGCCTCGGCGCCTTCCGTTCCCAGCGCCGGGGCCGGATGGCGCAGCCTCGGCCCCCTCGCGGCCGTCGCTGCCTGGCTCGCGCTGACGGCCTTCGTGGCGCAGTCCGACCTCAGCCTGCAGAGCCTCGTGCTGGTCGCCGCGGTGTTCGGGATCCTCGCCATCAGCCTCGATCTCGTGGCGGGGATGCTCGGGCTCTATTCGCTCGGCCAGGGCGGCTTCTTCGGCATCGGCGCCTATCTCACCACGATCGTCTCCAACACCGATGGCTGGCCCGTCTTCTGGCTGCTGCCGGTGGTGCTGGCAGTGACCGGCCTCGTGGGCATGGCGGTGGGCGCTATGTCGCTCAGGGTCAGCGGCCTCTACTTTGCGATCACCACCTTCATCTTCACCCTGGTGCTGACGGTTCTCGTCACCGACATGGTCGGCCTGACCGGCGGCCTCCAGGGCCTGCTCGGACCGGCCTTCCCGGATTTCCCGCCGGCTTTGGCATGGCTCGGGACCCCGGTCGTCTGGTGCATCATGCTGGCGCTCCTGGCGTGCGTCGGCCTCGTGTGGAACATCCGGCGCTCGCCGCTCTACCCCGTGCTCCTGTCGATCCGCGACGCGGAACCCTTCGCGGAAGCGGCCGGCGCCCGCACGGCCTTGATCAAGGTCGGCATCTTCGGCCTGTCCGCCGCGATGGCCGGCGGCGCCGGCTGGCTGTTCTCGTTCCTCGGCGTGGTCTCGCCCAGCCAGTTCGACTGGTCCGTGTCGCTCAATATCCTGGTGATGGTGCTGATCGGCGGCATCAACACCACGCTGGGGCCGCTCCTCGGCGCGATGTTCGTCTCGATGTTTCCCGACCTCGTCAACATCAATCCCTGGCTGCAGGAGATCGTCTACGGCGCGCTGTCGATCCTCGCCATCACCCTCCTGCCCGACGGTATCGTCGGGCGCGTGCAGAAACTGGTTTCGCCCGTCGCCGGACGCCGTGCCCCGTCCGGCTCCGGCCGCGACGTCGCGGCGCCGCAACCGGCGGCGATCCTGCCGGCTGCCGCTCCGCACTCGTCCGCCGGCGAGCCGGAGGTCATCGTCGAATGCCGCGGCATCGAGTTCGGCTACGACCTCGGACCCAAGGTGCTCCGGCAGATTGACCTCACCGTCCGCCGCGGTCACATCCACGGCCTGATCGGACCGAACGGTTCCGGCAAGAGCACGCTCGCCAACGTCATCTCCGGGCGGCTGAGGCCGCATGGCGGCGAGGTGCTGGTCAAGGGGCGGCGCGTGGAGCGGATGCCGGCCAGCGCACGCTCGAAGCTCGGCCTGAGGCGGACCTTCCAGGCGGCGCAGCTGATCAAGGAGCTGACGCTCGTCGAGAATGTCATGGTCGGGCTCTTCGATCGCGTCCCCGGAATCGTCGCGCGCGCTGGGGTCTGGCCTCTGCTTCCGTCCGGCCGTCGCGACAGCCGGGCGATGCGGCACCATGCGGCCGAAGCTCTGCGCCTGGTCGGCGCGGGAGAGTGGGCGGCCCGGCCGGTGGGCGACGTGCCACACGGCATCGAGCAACTGACGCAACTCGCGTCGGTCTGCGTCGCCGGTCCCGACATCATCATCCTCGATGAGCCGGCGACCGGATTGTCGGCGAAGGAAGTGAGCCATCTCGCCGCCATCCTGGCTCAGCTCAAGACGCGGGGCGTCACCATGATCATCATCGAACACCAGACGCGATTCCTGTTCCCCCTCTGCGACCGCGTCACGGTGCTGAACGCCGGCGAGATCATCCTCACCGGCTCGGCGGACGAAGTGCGGGCCGATCCGGTGGTCAGGCAGGTCTATCTCGGCGAATGACCATGCAATCCCCCGTCATCCTCGAGGTCGAGGCGCTGAGCGCCGGCTATGGTCGCTTCGACGTGGTCCGCAACGTGGCGCTGACCGTCGGCAAGGGCGAGGCCGTGGCCCTGCTCGGCCCGAACGGCGCCGGCAAGACGACCGTGCTCCGCGCCGTCATGGGCATGATCAAGCAGCGTCGCGGCACCATCCGCGTCGGGGACAGGGACATATCGGCATTGCCCGCGCACCGCATCGCGCGAGGCTTCGCGGCGATCGCCCCGGAGGGCCGGCGCCTGTTCCTCGATCAGTCGGTCGAGGACAATCTGATCCTCGGCGCCCTGCATCTGCGGCGCGACCGGAGCAGGGTGCGGACGCTGCTGGAGGGCGTCTACGACCTCTTCCCGGTGCTGAGGGGCTACAGGACCCGGCTCTCATCCTTCCTCAGCGGCGGTGAGCAGCAGATGGTCTCGATCGGCCGCATGCTGATGAGCGACCCGGCGGTAATGCTGCTCGACGAGCCCTCCGTCGCGCTTTCGCCCGTTGCGGTCGACATCGTGGCGAAGGCTTTGATCGAGCTGCGCCGGCGCGGCGCCTCGCTGCTGCTCGTCGAGCAGCGCATCGACGTTGCGACGCGCGTCTGCGACCGCCTCTACGTGATGAGCCATGGCGAGATCGTCGAGGAGATGACGCCCGAGGCCGTGCGCCATGGCGGCATGTCGATCCTCAACCGCTATCTCGGCTGACATTTCCGATAGCTGTTATGTCGTCCGTGGTCTGGCGGGCGCGGCGGTTGCCCTTGCTAGACTGCGGTCCTGGAGCTGTTCGGCTCGCGACAAGAGTGCGGTGCGCCATCGGCGGGACCGCACGGGGTGGGAACGCAGTGACCCGAGGCAAAGCGATCTCGGCGCCCGCCGTGGCGCGTGCGGCCGGATGCGGGACGCGCCCGTGAGCCCGTCCGATCCCGTGCTGGCCTATGTGCTTGCCGCAAGGCCGCTTCATGCCGCGCTGCGCGAGGCGGTGATCCAGCTCGCCGCCTTCGCCCTCTATCGCGCGACACGCACGCGAGCCTTGGCCCTCGATATCACCCCCCTCGACCGCGCCCGCGACACGCTGGGTGATCACACCGCCGGCCTCGCGGCTCTCCGCGCGCCCGATCCGGCGGCGCACCACCACCATCATCTCATGGGCGCCGCCACGGCGCTGGAACGGGCGCTCGCCGCGGGCTACGCAACGGGAACCGGCGCCGACACGCTGTTCTTCGCGGCCGTCGAAGAGGCCGAGCGGCATATCCGCGCGGCGGGACGCCTGCTGCCGGGCTTCGAGATGGTCGACCTCACCCAGGCCTGCTGCGCCATGCACGCGCCGGCAGCCCTGGTAACGCATCGTGTCGATTAGCACCGATCAGAACGGGAGCAAGGAATGGCCGACTATTCGATCTGGGTGCTGGACTATGCCGCAGTCGCCAAGTTTCCACAGAGCGTCATGCTCTACGGCCCGCAATATCAGGGTGTCCGAAATCTGCCCTATGCCTATGTTCTGATCAAAGGCAAGGGCGAAGTCATTCTCGTCGACACGGGCTACGACCATAAGGAATACGGCAAATACCTCGCCGACCTCTATGGCGTGTCCAATTGGCATCCGGCGCACGAGGTGCTGGCCGAATGCGGCGTGAGGCCGGAAGACGTCACCACCGTGTTCATCACCCATGCCCATTTCGATCACATGGGCGGGCTCGACCTCTTCCCCAACGCCACGTTCTATCTGCAGAAGCGCGAGCTCGACAAATGGATCTGGGCCCTGGCGCTCGGACCCGAGTTTCGCTTTCTCGTCGGCGCGGCCGATCCGGCCGACATCGTCAAGGCGACGCGCCTCGCGCAGGAGGGGCGCATGGTGCTGATCGACGGGGATCGGGAGGACGTGCTGCCCGGCATCGACGTGCATCTCGCCGCCGACACCCACACCTATGGCTCGATGTATGTCACGGTGCGCAACGACGGCGCCCCCGAGAGCCAGGACAGCTGGATCCTCGCCGGCGACCTCCTCTACACCTACGACAACCTCACCGGCCTCGAACCCGCCGAGCCGCAGATCGTGCCGATCGGCCTCGCAGTCGGCAGCCAGACCAATCTGATCTTCACAAGTGCCGAGATGCTGCGGGCCGTCGGCGGGGAGCCAAGGCGGGTCATCCCGGTGCATGAGGACCGGCTCAAGACCCTGTTCCCCTCGCGCAGGACCGCCGCCGGCCTGCATGTCGTCGAAATCGCGCTGGCGGCCGACGAGGCGAGCCGGGTCGCCTGAGCGGCCCGCCTGACATTTCTGTTATGTCCGGGCCACCGATAACGGCGGCTGCGGGAACTGGGCTAGGGTCTGCGGATAGTGCGAATGACCCGGCAACGGGACGGAGAGAGGCTGCGCCGCATGACCCAGGTGATCGGATTTGTAGGGCTGGGGCGCATGGGCGGGCCGATGAGCCGCAGGCTGATCGATGCGGGTCATCGCCTGACCGTCTTCGACGCGAATGCCGAGGCTGTCGCTCCCGTCGAGAGCGCCGGCGCCGCGATCGCCGCCTCCCCGGAGGCGATCGGTCACGCCGCAGACATCGTCTTCGTCAGCCTGCCCACGCCCGATATCGTCCAGTCCGTCGTCCTCAACGGCATCGGCAATGGCAGCCGGGTCAAAACCGTCGTCGACCTGTCGACGAGCGGCCCCAGCATGGCCGGCCGCGTGTCGAAGGACCTCATGGAGCGCGGCATAGCCTGGGTGGATGCGCCCGTGTCGGGCGGCATTGCCGGTGCCAGGAATGGCACGCTGGCGGTGATGGCTTCGGGCCCGCGCGCTTCGTTCGAGCTGGTCGAGCCGCTGCTCGCGGTGTTCGGCAAGGTCTTCTTCGTCGGGGAGAAGGCCGGCCTCGGCCAGGTCGCCAAGCTCGGCAACAATCTCCTCGCTGCCGCCGCGATGGTGGTGTCGTCGGAGGCGCTGGTGATGGGGGTCAAGGCCGGCATCGACCCGAAGGTGATGCTCGACATCATCAATGCCGGAAGCGGCCGCAACAGCGCCACCCAGGACAAGTTCCCGCGCTCGGTGCTGCCGCGCACCTTCGACTTCGGCTTCGCCACCGGCCTCTCCTACAAGGACGTCCGCCTCTGCGTCGACGAGGCCGAGTCCCTCGGCGTGCCGATGATCGTCGGCGCCGCCGTGCGGCAGATGCTGGCCGTCACCAACGCCAGGTTCGGCCCCACCTCGGACTTCACCTCGATCACCCGGGTGGTCGAGGAATGGGCCAACGTCGAGGTCAAGGGCTGACGGACAGGCCTAAGCAGCTTCTCGTGGCTTCGGCCACGACTTGATTTTGCATTTTCCATGCAAAATCAATGCTGCTCAAACAACCAAGTGTAAGCAGGTTCGAGAGAACCTGCTTGGCGTTTCACCCGCGGCCGCCCTGATCGGCTGCTCAGACTGTGGAGTTGTCATGGACAAGGAAGTCTTCGATCGCGGCCTCGCCATCCGCAAGAAGGTGCTGGGCGCCGAATTCGTCGAGAAGTCGTTCGCCTCGGCCGACGACTTCAACAGGCCGATGCAGGAGCTGGTGACGGAATATTGCTGGGGTGCCGTCTGGGGCCGCGACGGCCTGTCGCCCAGGGACCGCTCCATGCTCAATCTCGGCATGATCAGCTGCCTCAACCGCCCGCACGAGCTCAAGATGCACGTGAAGGGCGCGCTGAGGAATGGCCTCACCAAGGACGAGATCCGCGAGATCTTCCTGCAGGTCGCGATCTATGCCGGCGTGCCGGCCGGGGTCGATTCGTTCCGCATCGCCCGTGAAGCTTTCGCGGAACTCGACAAGGACGCTTGATCCGATGACCGCCACTGCCTCTCCCGCCGTACCGACGATCGACCGCCACCGCATGCTGATCGGCGGCGAATGGGTCGAGGCGACCGGTGGCGCAACCTTCGAATCCGAGAATCCCTTTCTCGGAGCCGCCTGGGCCGAGGTGCCGCGAGCCGCGCCGGAGGATGTCGACCGCGCCGTCAAGGCGGCGCGCAAGGCGTTCCGCGATCCGAGCTGGGGCGGCCTCACCCCGACCGCGCGCGGCCATCTCCTGCGCCGCCTCGCCGACCTGATCACCAGGGAGGCCGACCGGCTGGCTGAGATCGAGACGCGCGACAACGGCAAGCTCATCACCGAGATGCGGGCGCAGCTGCGCTACATCCCGCAATGGTTCCACTATTTCGGTGGCTTGGCCGACAAGATCGAAGGCCGGGTCATCCCGATCGACAAGCCGGGCATGGTGAACTTCACGCGCGAGGAGCCGCTCGGCGTCGTCGCCGCCATCACCCCGTGGAACTCGCCGCTGATGCTGGCGACCTGGAAGCTGGCGCCGGCGCTCGCGGCCGGCAACACCGTCGTCTGGAAGCCGTCGGAGTTTTCCTCGGTCTCCGCTCTGATGTTCGGGCGCCTCTTCGCCGAGGCCGGCTTCCCCCCGGGCGTCGTCAATATCGTGACCGGTTTCGGCTCCGAGATCGGCGAGAGCCTGGTGGGTCACCCGCAGGTCGCCAAGGTGGCGTTCACCGGCGGCGATCGCACCGGCCAGAGCGTCTATGAGCTCGCGGCGCGCTCGATCAAGCCCGTCACGCTCGAGCTCGGCGGCAAATCCGCCAACATCGTGTTCGCCGATGCGCAGCTCGACAATGCGGTGCGCGGCGTCGTCTCCGGCATCTTCGCCGCGACCGGGCAGACCTGCATCGCGGGCTCGCGCGCGCT
This window of the Labrys wisconsinensis genome carries:
- a CDS encoding NAD(P)-dependent oxidoreductase; its protein translation is MTQVIGFVGLGRMGGPMSRRLIDAGHRLTVFDANAEAVAPVESAGAAIAASPEAIGHAADIVFVSLPTPDIVQSVVLNGIGNGSRVKTVVDLSTSGPSMAGRVSKDLMERGIAWVDAPVSGGIAGARNGTLAVMASGPRASFELVEPLLAVFGKVFFVGEKAGLGQVAKLGNNLLAAAAMVVSSEALVMGVKAGIDPKVMLDIINAGSGRNSATQDKFPRSVLPRTFDFGFATGLSYKDVRLCVDEAESLGVPMIVGAAVRQMLAVTNARFGPTSDFTSITRVVEEWANVEVKG
- a CDS encoding ABC transporter substrate-binding protein, with translation MRILATTVAVLCATTVLAGSATRAAAADDYLIGLIAGTTGAYGSTGIATVNGATMAVDEINAAGGVDGHKFRLEAHNDNASATLSGQLYEKLIAQGAIVIAGSPDTGPVTAQLAMRHKFPTIGVVDDGGLTVNPDGPTSPPNPWVFDFGLNTFAWGEKIGEYALKHCPDGLAVLHDPSTYGQGGLFGIKLAYDKAGKTIAIDHTITENWSTGATAGLMPEVNAIKAAGIKCADVWLTPQDQAAFVQDMHSINYAATVFGNDETNADDTYASLAGDLAHGTISAMLTSDLHPSPELQAFRDAYKKRFNVEATPFAETSYDSIKMLAQVIKDTKSVKPADLQKGFNAVQGFKGLSGDLGFSEKNHITINAEQLTLVKYDSKSKAWVEVTD
- a CDS encoding carboxymuconolactone decarboxylase family protein, translated to MDKEVFDRGLAIRKKVLGAEFVEKSFASADDFNRPMQELVTEYCWGAVWGRDGLSPRDRSMLNLGMISCLNRPHELKMHVKGALRNGLTKDEIREIFLQVAIYAGVPAGVDSFRIAREAFAELDKDA
- a CDS encoding branched-chain amino acid ABC transporter permease, which encodes MLQFLLSGIAIGAVYGLIGMALAISFYVTRIINFAQGQLMMVTVMVTAEAASSGYPVWVAAIAGLACSCLVGVLSYLIAVRPILLTNRFSFGWLVSTLGFAVIVENAAAYIWGPTSQPFPPFLRDVSLPIGDAVLTGQQLLTIVVAAVLTIGFELVRRHTIFGKLSMATAFDPEMASAIGADTTAVSIGAFAVSALFAGIAGLLIGPTTFANPYLGDTFGTYGFIAMMIGGGTERPIAAMAGGLVLGICAEGANAMINSQASDWFPFIVLVLILIVSPKGLLSSSNPLLRPRRGAGKPA
- a CDS encoding branched-chain amino acid ABC transporter ATP-binding protein/permease, which translates into the protein MTRAPDHTLLASAPSVPSAGAGWRSLGPLAAVAAWLALTAFVAQSDLSLQSLVLVAAVFGILAISLDLVAGMLGLYSLGQGGFFGIGAYLTTIVSNTDGWPVFWLLPVVLAVTGLVGMAVGAMSLRVSGLYFAITTFIFTLVLTVLVTDMVGLTGGLQGLLGPAFPDFPPALAWLGTPVVWCIMLALLACVGLVWNIRRSPLYPVLLSIRDAEPFAEAAGARTALIKVGIFGLSAAMAGGAGWLFSFLGVVSPSQFDWSVSLNILVMVLIGGINTTLGPLLGAMFVSMFPDLVNINPWLQEIVYGALSILAITLLPDGIVGRVQKLVSPVAGRRAPSGSGRDVAAPQPAAILPAAAPHSSAGEPEVIVECRGIEFGYDLGPKVLRQIDLTVRRGHIHGLIGPNGSGKSTLANVISGRLRPHGGEVLVKGRRVERMPASARSKLGLRRTFQAAQLIKELTLVENVMVGLFDRVPGIVARAGVWPLLPSGRRDSRAMRHHAAEALRLVGAGEWAARPVGDVPHGIEQLTQLASVCVAGPDIIILDEPATGLSAKEVSHLAAILAQLKTRGVTMIIIEHQTRFLFPLCDRVTVLNAGEIILTGSADEVRADPVVRQVYLGE
- a CDS encoding aldehyde dehydrogenase; this translates as MTATASPAVPTIDRHRMLIGGEWVEATGGATFESENPFLGAAWAEVPRAAPEDVDRAVKAARKAFRDPSWGGLTPTARGHLLRRLADLITREADRLAEIETRDNGKLITEMRAQLRYIPQWFHYFGGLADKIEGRVIPIDKPGMVNFTREEPLGVVAAITPWNSPLMLATWKLAPALAAGNTVVWKPSEFSSVSALMFGRLFAEAGFPPGVVNIVTGFGSEIGESLVGHPQVAKVAFTGGDRTGQSVYELAARSIKPVTLELGGKSANIVFADAQLDNAVRGVVSGIFAATGQTCIAGSRALVHRSIHDQFVEKLVALGRTARMGDPLLDTTQVGPITTRPQYRKILDYIEIAKGEGATAVLGGGPATRPECGAGWFVEPTVFAGVNPAMRIAREEVFGPVLSVIPFDDEEEAIAIANDTQYGLAAGVWTQSMRTAFHLSHRLEAGTVWVNTYRATSYLSPFGGYKRSGIGRESGLTAIREYLQEKSIWIDTVGEVPNPFVQR
- a CDS encoding ABC transporter ATP-binding protein; translated protein: MQSPVILEVEALSAGYGRFDVVRNVALTVGKGEAVALLGPNGAGKTTVLRAVMGMIKQRRGTIRVGDRDISALPAHRIARGFAAIAPEGRRLFLDQSVEDNLILGALHLRRDRSRVRTLLEGVYDLFPVLRGYRTRLSSFLSGGEQQMVSIGRMLMSDPAVMLLDEPSVALSPVAVDIVAKALIELRRRGASLLLVEQRIDVATRVCDRLYVMSHGEIVEEMTPEAVRHGGMSILNRYLG
- a CDS encoding MBL fold metallo-hydrolase; the protein is MVRDGSGRMPGTFGRGGTMGQVPQKQTPGVYRRRVGDAMVTVVNDGFLDIQLAILRGTDRPDMEELMQAQFRAVEPRLTVNAFVIETGGKTILVDAGGGSSTVYSMGLLPDNLAAAGFAPEDFDTVLLTHIHPDHSNGLIGEDGEPLFPRAEIVIHQDDFNFWSDDEARRRSPAALPYVGAADALLQSYRGRFRTSSGGKVLDGITQLPLPGHTPGHSGYQLDSAGETLVIWGDTVHVPEIQIPRPQVTSEFDVDEGLAAENRRRIFQHAAHERLLVTGGHIHLPGFAHIVPAGTGYRLVPEAWRVTV
- a CDS encoding N-acyl homoserine lactonase family protein codes for the protein MADYSIWVLDYAAVAKFPQSVMLYGPQYQGVRNLPYAYVLIKGKGEVILVDTGYDHKEYGKYLADLYGVSNWHPAHEVLAECGVRPEDVTTVFITHAHFDHMGGLDLFPNATFYLQKRELDKWIWALALGPEFRFLVGAADPADIVKATRLAQEGRMVLIDGDREDVLPGIDVHLAADTHTYGSMYVTVRNDGAPESQDSWILAGDLLYTYDNLTGLEPAEPQIVPIGLAVGSQTNLIFTSAEMLRAVGGEPRRVIPVHEDRLKTLFPSRRTAAGLHVVEIALAADEASRVA